Proteins from a genomic interval of Neodiprion lecontei isolate iyNeoLeco1 chromosome 2, iyNeoLeco1.1, whole genome shotgun sequence:
- the LOC107217717 gene encoding leucine-rich repeat and calponin homology domain-containing protein isoform X2: protein MAMVASNMSGHIQKQLTRSLERILEEAHLSGELKLSGRKLKEFPKTGVKYNLCDTVTADLSKNRFAELPEEVTEYPFLEKLQLYHNAIRVIPDTVVMLQSLAYLDLSRNQLTTLPREVCRLPLQTLLVAHNRLVSLPEELGRMSALAELDAGCNEISTLPPRIGDLPRLRSLDLRSNLLVQLPIELTYLRLVKLDVSGNRISVLPNELRKMKSLIDLKLMENPLTSPPASLCTRGRIHIFKYLERQAVKHERARGGRARRIPLEARGHATLDIRSHRRHNVDSGYSTSDGVDKRWSQEIHPGVHEGDVRGPWRQECSPLSIALPAREPAVINGSCSGTSTPSTISPGEHTSLEDELGKAMILHDQLEKRKLERSTSDNCGDPRRIIGANCPSASTISGYLESVPLTQITHEPPLGTPQSIQPIQTTVNNSLQVNGDEKRPLNHIQTYREYKEALRQQRVNEGPSVYRLSKQITPPGNESANESHGNEASDANQAKDNSQSKQIFTDENSLKRPVQKVPPSRINYQNAGIFNGGSNNEYNNKNGKLSEQTYRKPNSPIKTSTSISSINSSPSHAPRLVKTAIGYVDGNKSPNRSSGSPKSTRSVTWNSNMPEKYSFTMRREFERAKEEADLIEQLRSHIETRLKMALPEDLAPALTDGVVLCHLANHVRPRSVASIHVPSPAVPKLTMARCRRNVDNFLEACRKIGVDEEVLLDADAIMDVGYMDAYGLEALGRLVSALVELEGFEEPAGSSRTIQDSVLSSMLFATFITTLMLLYIFPIPE, encoded by the exons ATTTGTCGAAAAATCGGTTCGCGGAATTGCCTGAAGAAGTAACCGAGTACCCTTTTCTGGAGAAACTTCAACTCTACCACAATGCGATTCGTGTCATTCCCGACACCGTCGTCATGCTCCAGTCCCTAGCCTACCTTGACCTGAG TCGTAATCAACTCACCACCCTTCCGCGGGAAGTGTGTCGCCTTCCGCTTCAAACTTTACTCGTCGCTCACAATCGGCTGGTTTCCCTTCCCGAAGAACTTGGCAGGATGTCAGCGCTGGCTGAACTCGACGCCGGGTGCAATGAGATATCTACTCTTCCACCGCGGATCGGAGATTTGCCAAGGCTCAGGAGCCTCGACTTGAGGAGTAATCTTTTGGTGCAGCTACCAATAG AGCTCACGTACCTTCGGCTGGTGAAGCTCGACGTCAGTGGAAACCGAATATCTGTGCTACCTAACGAGCTCAGGAAAATGAAGAGCCTCATTGACCTCAAGCTGATGGAAAACCCTCTGACTTCGCCGCCCGCTTCG TTATGCACCCGCGGTCGTATTCATATCTTCAAGTACCTTGAGAGACAGGCCGTGAAGCACGAGCGTGCGAGGGGCGGAAGGGCTCGACGCATTCCCTTGGAGGCCCGCGGACACGCCACCCTTGACATAAGGTCCCACAGACGCCACAACGTCGACAGCGGGTACAGCACAAGCGACGGGGTTGACAAACGATGGTCGCAGGAAATCCACCCTGGG GTCCACGAGGGCGACGTTCGCGGACCTTGGCGTCAAGAATGCTCACCGCTGTCCATCGCTCTGCCTGCTCGGGAACCAGCAGTAATCAATGGCTCATGCAGTGGTACTTCGACACCCAGCACGATATCGCCGGGGGAGCACACCTCGCTGGAGGATGAACTAGGAAAG GCAATGATACTGCACGACCAACTCGAGAAGCGGAAGCTGGAAAGAAGCACATCTGATAACTGTGGTGATCCGCGGAGAATAATAGGAGCTAATTGTCCAAGTGCTTCTACCATATCAGg CTACTTGGAAAGTGTTCCATTGACCCAAATCACACACGAACCACCCCTTGGCACCCCGCAATCTATACAACCTATTCAAACAACAGTCAACAATTCGCTACAGGTCAACGGAGATGAAAAGAGGCCTTTGAATCACATTCAAACATACAG GGAATACAAAGAGGCTTTGAGACAGCAGAGGGTGAACGAAGGGCCTAGCGTGTACAGGCTATCCAAGCAGATTACACCACCAGGCAATGAATCTGCGAATGAATCCCATGGCAACGAAGCATCAGATGCTAATCAAGCCAAAGATAATTCTCAGTCTAAGCAAATATTCACTGatgaaaattcactgaaaaGGCCGGTACAGAAAGTACCACCGTCCCGTATCAATTATCAAAATGCAGGCATTTTCAATGGTGGTAGCAATAACGAGTATAACAACAAAAACGGAAAACTCAGTGAGCAAACTTACAGAAAGCCTAACTCACCTATAAAAACTTCCACTAGTATTTCGTCGATAAATTCTAGCCCAAGTCATGCGCCAAGACTCGTCAAAACTGCTATAGGATACGTGGATg GTAACAAGAGTCCAAATAGAAGTAGTGGAAGTCCTAAATCAACACGGTCTGTCACATGGAATAGTAACATgcctgaaaaatattcatttacaatGCGCAGagaattcgaacgagccaaaGAGGAGGCAGATTTGATTGAACAGCTTCGAAGT CACATAGAGACAAGACTGAAGATGGCTCTTCCGGAAGATCTGGCGCCAGCTTTGACCGACGGTGTTGTTCTGTGTCATCTGGCAAACCACGTTAGACCTCGTTCTGTAGCCAGTATTCATGTTCCTTCTCCTGCTGTG CCGAAACTGACAATGGCGAGATGTAGGCGGAACGTTGACAACTTTCTTGAAGCGTGCAGAAAGATCGGAGTAGACGAG GAGGTGTTGTTGGACGCGGACGCGATCATGGACGTGGGTTACATGGATGCCTATGGGCTGGAGGCTCTCGGGCGTCTAGTATCAGCGCTTGTTGAATTAGAGGGCTTCGAAGAACCTGCAGGTTCATCTCGTACGATTCAGGACAGCGTCCTCTCCTCGATGCTTTTTGCCACGTTTATTACTACTCTGATGctactatatatttttccaatcCCTGAGTAG